The following coding sequences are from one Loxodonta africana isolate mLoxAfr1 chromosome 18, mLoxAfr1.hap2, whole genome shotgun sequence window:
- the TBKBP1 gene encoding TANK-binding kinase 1-binding protein 1 isoform X1 yields the protein MMGIRDKTQVALSTVTPALPGGPVWAVAQALTMESMFEDDISILTQEALGPSEVWLDGPGHPSLGGDMCSASHFALITAYGDIKERLGGLERENATLRRRLKVYEVKYPLINDFGEEHGFSLYEIKDGSLLEVEKVSLQERLNQFQHELQKNKEQEEQLGEMIQAYEKLCVEKNDLETELGEMRALVETHLQQICGLEQQLQQQQGLQDTAFPSLSPPPQAPALPCPDLDLHYLALRGGPGLSHVGWPGPSPSVSELERQRLEEALEAAQGEARGAQLREEQLQAECERLQGELKQLQETRAQDLASNQSERDMAWVKRVGDDQVNLALAYTELTEELGRLRELSSLQGRILRTLLQEQTRSGGQRHSPLSQRPSPAPQCPSPSPPNRAAPPCQSPAPQRRSPVPPCPSPQQRRSPASPSCPSPVSQRRSPVPPPCQSPSPQRRSPVPPACPAPQPRPPPPPPPGERTLAERAYAKPPSHHVKAGFQGRRSYSEMAEGAGYAGASSPWLQAEAATLPKPRAYGGELYGPGRPLSPRRAFEGIRLRFEKQPSEEEEWAVPASPPSPEGGTIRCASFCAGFPIPESPAATAYAHAEHAQSWPSINLLMETVGSDIRSCPLCQLGFPVGYPDDALIKHIDSHLENSKI from the exons ATGATGGGTATTAGGGACAAGACCCAAGTGGCCCTCTCCACGGTTACTCCTGCTCTCCCAGGAGGCCCAGTGTGGGCCGTGGCCCAGGCTCTTACCATGGAGTCCATGTTTGAGGATGACATCAGCATCCTGACCCAGGAGGCCCTAGGGCCCAGTGAGGTGTGGCTGGACGGTCCTGGACATCCCTCGCTGGGGGGAGACATGtgctctgcctcccactttgcCCTCATCACGGCCTATGGAGACAtcaaggagcggctgggaggCCTGGAGAGAGAGAACGCCACCCTCCGCCGCCGCCTCAAAGTCTACGAGGTCAAG TACCCGCTGATCAATGACTTTGGAGAGGAGCATGGCTTCTCTCTGTATGAAATCAAGGATGGCTCCCTGCTGGAGGTGGAGAAGGTCAGTCTGCAGGAACGGCTCAACCAGTTCCAGCATGAG TTGCAGAAGAATAAGGAGCAGGAAGAACAGCTCGGGGAGATGATCCAGGCTTACGAGAAACTCTGTGTGGAGAAGAATGATCTGGAGACGGAGCTGGGAGAGATG CGGGCCCTGGTAGAGACCCACCTGCAGCAGATCTGTGGTTTGGAGCAGCAGCTACAGCAACAGCAAGGCCTCCAGGACACAGCCTTCCCCAGCCTGAGCCCTCCGCCACaggcccctgccctgccctgtccTGATCTGGACTTGCACTACCTGGCACTGAGAGGGGGACCCGGCCTGAGTCACG TGGGCTGGCCGGGCCCCTCGCCGAGCGTGAGCGAGCTGGAGCGGCAGCGGCTAGAAGAAGCTCTGGAGGCTGCCCAGGGAGAGGCTCGGGGCGCTCAGCTCCGGGAGGAGCAGCTTCAGGCGGAGTGTGAGCGGCTCCAGGGAGAGCTGAAGCAGCTGCAAGAGACCCGGGCCCAG GACTTGGCTTCCAACCAGTCGGAGCGGGACATGGCGTGGGTGAAAAGAGTTGGGGATGATCA GGTGAATTTGGCGCTGGCCTACACCGAGCTGACAGAAGAGCTGGGCCGGCTTCGGGAGTTGAGTTCCCTGCAAGGGAGGATCTTGAGGACACTGTTGCAGGAACAGACCCGGAGTGGCG GTCAGAGGCACTCGCCGCTATCGCAgcgcccctccccggccccccagtgtccctccccatccccacctaACCGAGCGGCGCCCCCGTGCCAGTCCCCAGCCCCCCAGCGCCGCTCGCCCGTGCCCCCGTGCCCCTCGCCCCAGCAGCGCCGGTCGCCCGCCTCGCCCTCCTGCCCGTCGCCCGTTTCGCAGCGCCGCTCCCCGGTGCCTCCGCCGTGCCAGTCCCCTAGCCCGCAGCGCCGCTCCCCGGTGCCCCCCGCCTGCCCGGCCCCGCAGCCGCGGCCCCCGCCGCCCCCGCCGCCCGGGGAGAGGACGCTGGCCGAACGGGCCTATGCCAAGCCGCCCAGCCACCACGTGAAGGCGGGCTTCCAGGGCCGGCGCAGCTACTCCGAGATGGCGGAGGGCGCGGGCTACGCGGGCGCCTCCTCGCCCTGGCTGCAGGCCGAGGCGGCCACGCTTCCCAAGCCCCGGGCCTACGGCGGCGAGCTCTACGGCCCCGGCCGGCCCCTCAGCCCGCGGCGCGCCTTCGAGGGCATCCGACTGCGCTTCGAGAAGCAGCCGTCGGAGGAGGAGGAGTGGGCTGTGCCCGCCAGCCCACCCAGCCCGGAGGGGGGCACTATCCGCTGCGCCTCTTTCTGTGCCGGTTTCCCCATCCCGGAGTCGCCGGCTGCCACCGCCTATGCCCACGCTGAGCACGCGCAGTCCTGGCCGTCCATCAAC CTGCTGATGGAGACGGTGGGCTCTGACATCCGCAGCTGCCCCCTCTGCCAGCTGGGTTTCCCTGTCGGGTACCCGGATGATGCCCTCATCAAACACATTGACTCCCACTTGGAGAACAGCAAGATCTAG
- the TBKBP1 gene encoding TANK-binding kinase 1-binding protein 1 isoform X2, which yields MESMFEDDISILTQEALGPSEVWLDGPGHPSLGGDMCSASHFALITAYGDIKERLGGLERENATLRRRLKVYEVKYPLINDFGEEHGFSLYEIKDGSLLEVEKVSLQERLNQFQHELQKNKEQEEQLGEMIQAYEKLCVEKNDLETELGEMRALVETHLQQICGLEQQLQQQQGLQDTAFPSLSPPPQAPALPCPDLDLHYLALRGGPGLSHVGWPGPSPSVSELERQRLEEALEAAQGEARGAQLREEQLQAECERLQGELKQLQETRAQDLASNQSERDMAWVKRVGDDQVNLALAYTELTEELGRLRELSSLQGRILRTLLQEQTRSGGQRHSPLSQRPSPAPQCPSPSPPNRAAPPCQSPAPQRRSPVPPCPSPQQRRSPASPSCPSPVSQRRSPVPPPCQSPSPQRRSPVPPACPAPQPRPPPPPPPGERTLAERAYAKPPSHHVKAGFQGRRSYSEMAEGAGYAGASSPWLQAEAATLPKPRAYGGELYGPGRPLSPRRAFEGIRLRFEKQPSEEEEWAVPASPPSPEGGTIRCASFCAGFPIPESPAATAYAHAEHAQSWPSINLLMETVGSDIRSCPLCQLGFPVGYPDDALIKHIDSHLENSKI from the exons ATGGAGTCCATGTTTGAGGATGACATCAGCATCCTGACCCAGGAGGCCCTAGGGCCCAGTGAGGTGTGGCTGGACGGTCCTGGACATCCCTCGCTGGGGGGAGACATGtgctctgcctcccactttgcCCTCATCACGGCCTATGGAGACAtcaaggagcggctgggaggCCTGGAGAGAGAGAACGCCACCCTCCGCCGCCGCCTCAAAGTCTACGAGGTCAAG TACCCGCTGATCAATGACTTTGGAGAGGAGCATGGCTTCTCTCTGTATGAAATCAAGGATGGCTCCCTGCTGGAGGTGGAGAAGGTCAGTCTGCAGGAACGGCTCAACCAGTTCCAGCATGAG TTGCAGAAGAATAAGGAGCAGGAAGAACAGCTCGGGGAGATGATCCAGGCTTACGAGAAACTCTGTGTGGAGAAGAATGATCTGGAGACGGAGCTGGGAGAGATG CGGGCCCTGGTAGAGACCCACCTGCAGCAGATCTGTGGTTTGGAGCAGCAGCTACAGCAACAGCAAGGCCTCCAGGACACAGCCTTCCCCAGCCTGAGCCCTCCGCCACaggcccctgccctgccctgtccTGATCTGGACTTGCACTACCTGGCACTGAGAGGGGGACCCGGCCTGAGTCACG TGGGCTGGCCGGGCCCCTCGCCGAGCGTGAGCGAGCTGGAGCGGCAGCGGCTAGAAGAAGCTCTGGAGGCTGCCCAGGGAGAGGCTCGGGGCGCTCAGCTCCGGGAGGAGCAGCTTCAGGCGGAGTGTGAGCGGCTCCAGGGAGAGCTGAAGCAGCTGCAAGAGACCCGGGCCCAG GACTTGGCTTCCAACCAGTCGGAGCGGGACATGGCGTGGGTGAAAAGAGTTGGGGATGATCA GGTGAATTTGGCGCTGGCCTACACCGAGCTGACAGAAGAGCTGGGCCGGCTTCGGGAGTTGAGTTCCCTGCAAGGGAGGATCTTGAGGACACTGTTGCAGGAACAGACCCGGAGTGGCG GTCAGAGGCACTCGCCGCTATCGCAgcgcccctccccggccccccagtgtccctccccatccccacctaACCGAGCGGCGCCCCCGTGCCAGTCCCCAGCCCCCCAGCGCCGCTCGCCCGTGCCCCCGTGCCCCTCGCCCCAGCAGCGCCGGTCGCCCGCCTCGCCCTCCTGCCCGTCGCCCGTTTCGCAGCGCCGCTCCCCGGTGCCTCCGCCGTGCCAGTCCCCTAGCCCGCAGCGCCGCTCCCCGGTGCCCCCCGCCTGCCCGGCCCCGCAGCCGCGGCCCCCGCCGCCCCCGCCGCCCGGGGAGAGGACGCTGGCCGAACGGGCCTATGCCAAGCCGCCCAGCCACCACGTGAAGGCGGGCTTCCAGGGCCGGCGCAGCTACTCCGAGATGGCGGAGGGCGCGGGCTACGCGGGCGCCTCCTCGCCCTGGCTGCAGGCCGAGGCGGCCACGCTTCCCAAGCCCCGGGCCTACGGCGGCGAGCTCTACGGCCCCGGCCGGCCCCTCAGCCCGCGGCGCGCCTTCGAGGGCATCCGACTGCGCTTCGAGAAGCAGCCGTCGGAGGAGGAGGAGTGGGCTGTGCCCGCCAGCCCACCCAGCCCGGAGGGGGGCACTATCCGCTGCGCCTCTTTCTGTGCCGGTTTCCCCATCCCGGAGTCGCCGGCTGCCACCGCCTATGCCCACGCTGAGCACGCGCAGTCCTGGCCGTCCATCAAC CTGCTGATGGAGACGGTGGGCTCTGACATCCGCAGCTGCCCCCTCTGCCAGCTGGGTTTCCCTGTCGGGTACCCGGATGATGCCCTCATCAAACACATTGACTCCCACTTGGAGAACAGCAAGATCTAG